ATAAGAATGAATTTAAAAAAAGACTAAAAGAGGAAATAAAAGTTCCTATAATAGATGTTGTTGGTGATGAAAATGAAATTTATTGATGAAAATAGTATAAACAGATTAAACTTTAAGGCATTATTATCAAAAATAGAGACTTTATCTCCCTATGGTAAAGATAAATTAAATAATCTTGATATTTATCTTCCAGGTGATGAAGATAAGCTTGAAAAAGAATTTCTTCAAATGGAGAAAATAATTAAATTTATTCTTGAAGATAAAAAAGGCTTGATGGAAATAGAAGGAATTTTGCATAGATTAAAAGATATTAAAGCATTGATGAATTGTTCTTTAGAAGATGGAATACTAGATGTCGTAGACCTGTACGAAATAAAAGCACAATCATTGATGTTTGAAGAGTTAAATAAATATTTAAAAGAAAAAGATGAAATTTTCCATAATTATATATTAAATGATATATCTGAGCTTATAAAGGTTTTAGATCCCAACAATGAAAAAGTTTCAACATTTCATATTTATGAATCCTATTCTGTTATTTTAAAAGAGATTCGTAGACAGAAAAAAGAAGTTGAAAATAAGTTATTTATAGAAAAAGATTATGAAAAATTAAAAAGACTAAAGGATGAAAGATTGTCCATATTAGTAGATGAAGAGAGAGAAGAATTTAAAGTTAGAAAGGGACTATCAAAAGTAGTTAAGAAATTCGCACCTCAATTCATTGAAAATATAAAGAAAATAGCAGAGCTAGATTTGGTTCTGGGTAAGGTAAAATTTTCCAATGAATATGGTGGAACAAAACCTGAAATATCTAAAGAAAGAAAAGAAATCATTTTAAAAGATGCGATAAATATAGAAGTAAAAGAATTCTTAGAGGCTTCTAATAAGAAATATACACCTATAAGTATAGAAATTGGAACTGGAACAACGATAATAACAGGGGCCAATATGGGTGGAAAATCAGTTGCCTTAAAGACTATTGCAGAAAATGTATTACTTTTTCATCTGGGATTTTATACATTTTCAAGTGAAGCTAAAATTTCTTTGTTAGATTTTTTATTTTTTGTTTCAGATGATATGCAGGATATATCTAAAGGTCTTAGTACCTTTGGTGCAGAGATAATAAAATTGAAAGAAGTCAACAAAAAATTAAGTGAAGGTTCAGGACTTATTATCTTTGATGAATTTGCAAGAGGAACAAATCCTAAAGAAGGACAAAAATTTGTAAGAGCTCTTGCAAAATATTTAAATACAAAAAATAGTATTTCAATAATAACTACTCACTTTGATGCAGTAATTACTGAAGATATGAAACATTATCAAGTGGTAGGCTTAAAAAAATTAAATTTTGAAGAATTAAAAAATAGGATAATAGCTAGCAATAATTCTATGGAACTTATTCAGGAGAATATGGATTTTAGTTTAGAGGAAAGCCAAAGTACGGAAGTTCCAAAAGATGCATATAATATTGCTAAGTTAATAGGGTTGGATGAAGAGATTTCTGAGATGATTTATGAAGAGTATACGGAGGAGGAGTAGCATGAATAATAAATTGGATCTTGATTGGGGGCTAGTTAAAGAAGCACGTGAATCTGCTAAAAAAATAGCGGCGGACGCACAAATATTTATAGATGCCCACAGTACAGTTGCAGTTGAGAGAACAATTTGTAGACTACTAGGTATAGATGGAATAGATGAATTTGGAGTGCCATTACCAAATGTAATGGTTGATTACATAAAAGATAATGGAAACATAGGTCTAGGAGTAGCAAAATATATAGGGAATGCAATGATTGAAACTGGATTAAGTCCACAAGAAATTGCAGAGAAAGTTGATAAAAAAGAACTAGACTTAACAAAAATGAAATGGCATGATGATTTTGAAATTAAGTTAAAATTAAATGATATAGCTGTTAAAACAGTAGAGAGAATAAGAAATAATAGAAAAGATAGAGAAAATTATTTAGAAAAATTCGGTGGAGATAAACAAGGACCATATATTTATGTTATCGTTGCAACAGGTAACATCTATGAAGACATTACACAGGCTGTTGCTGCAGCAAGACAAGGTGCAGATGTTGTTGCAGTTATAAGAACAACGGGACAATCTTTACTTGACTATGTTCCTTATGGTGCGACAACTGAAGGATTTGGTGGAACAGTTGCAACACAAGAAAACTTTAGAATAATGAGAAAAGCTCTGGATGAAGTTGGAGTAGAATTAGGAAGATACATAAGATTATGTAACTACTGTTCAGGTCTATGTATGCCGGAAATAGCTGCAATGGGAGCATTAGAAAGATTGGATATGATGCTAAACGATGCTTTGTACGGAATTCTATTCAGAGATATAAATATGAAAAGAACTTTAGTTGACCAATTTTTCTCAAGAATTATAAACGGATATGCAGGAGTAATTATAAATACAGGGGAAGATAACTATTTGACTACTGCTGATGCCGTAGAAGAAGCACATACAGTTTTAGCTTCACAATTTATAAATGAGCAATTTGCATTAGTTGCAGGCTTACCGGAAGAACAAATGGGATTGGGACATGCTTTTGAAATGGAGCCGGGAGTAGAAAACGGTTTCTTATTGGAATTAGCTCAAGCACAAATGGCAAGAGAAATATTTCCTAAAGCACCTTTAAAATATATGCCACCTACAAAGTTTATGACAGGAAATATATTTAAAGGGCATATTCAAGATGCTTTATTTAATATAGTTACTATAACAACAGGGCAAAAAGTTCACTTATTAGGAATGTTGACAGAAGCTATTCATACACCATTTATGTCAGACAGAGCTTTATCAATAGAAAATGCAAAATACATATTTAATAATTTAAAGGACTTTGGAAATGATATAGAATTTAAAAAAGGTGGAATAATGAACACAAGAGCACAAGAAGTTCTTAAAAAAGCTGCCGATTTATTAAAAACTATAGAAACAATGGGAATCTTTAAGACTATAGAAAAAGGAGTATTTGGTGGAGTAAGAAGACCTATGGATGGCGGAAAAGGATTAGCAGGAGTATTTGAAAAAGATGCTACATACTTTAACCCATTTATTTCATTAATGTTAGGAGGGGAAAGATAATGAGTTCTGGATTATATTCAATGGATAAAAAAGACTTTGATACAACGCTTGATTTGACACAAATAAAACCCTATGGAGATACAATGAATGATGGAAAAGTTCAAATGAGTTTTACTTTACCGGTTGCATGTAACGAAAAGGGAATAGAGGCTGCCTTAATACTTGCAAGAAAGATGGGCTTTGTAAATCCAGCGGTAGCACATGCTGAAGCACTTGATAAAGAATTTTCATTCTATGTAGTTTATGGTGCAACTTCTTTTAGTGTTGATTATACAGCAATCAAAGTTCAGGCATTAGAAATAGATACTATGGATATGAGTGAATGTGAAAAATATATAGAGGAAAATATTGGAAGAGAAGTTGTAATGGTAGGAGCAAGTACAGGAACAGACGCACACACAGTTGGTATAGATGCTGTAATGAATATGAAAGGTTATGCTGGACATTACGGGCTTGAAAGATATAAAGGTGTTAGAGCATACAATTTAGGAAGCCAAGTTCCTAATGAAGAATTTATAAAAAAAGCTATAGAATTAAAAGCAGATGCTTTACTAGTTTCACAAACTGTTACACAAAAAGATGTACATATAGAAAATTTAACAAATTTGGTTGAATTGCTTGAAGCTGAAGGACTTAGAGATAAGGTAATACTTATAGCAGGAGGAGCAAGAATTACCAATGACTTAGCTAAAGAATTAGGATATGATGCAGGATTTGGACCGGGAAAATATGCAGATGATGTGGCAACATTTGTTTTAAAAGAAATGGTTCAAAGAGGAATGGTAAAGAAATAATCTAAAAAAATAAATTTTTTGTAAAAATACTAGACAAAAAGCTAAAAAAATGATATCTTTAATTAAAAAATATTTTAAATAAAAAAATAAAAATTAATGGAGGTTTTGGTATGGGAGCGTTGTTAAAGTTAAGTCCTGTGTTTTTATTAGCGGCTTTTATGATGAAAGGTTTTGATGCATTATTAGCAGCACCTTTAGCTACAATTTATGCATGTGTTATTGCAATGATTTTTTCAAAACAAAAGTTTAACCAAGTTGTTGACTCAGCAATAGCAAGTGTAAGAGAAATTCAAGTGGCACTATTTATATTGATGATAGCTTACGGTATGGCTGAAGCATTTATGTCAACAGGAGTTGGAGCATCTCTAATCATAATAGCTTTAAAAATTGGAATCACAGGTAAAACAGTTGCAATGGTAGGGGCAGCAGTTACAGCTATTCTATCTATAGCAACAGGAACAAGTTGGGGGACATTTGCTGCTTGTGCACCTATCTTTTTATGGCTAAACCATATAGTTGGTGGAAATTTATTACTAACTACAGCTGCAATAGCAGGTGGAGCATGTTTTGGTGACAACATTGGTCTTATTTCAGATACTACAATAGTAAGTTCTGGAATACAAGGTGTAGAAGTAGTTAGAAGAATTAGACACCAAGGTGTTTGGTCAGCTTTAGTACTTGTTACAGGAATAATACTTTTTGGAGTAGCTGGTATTACTATGGGCTTACCTTCTACAGTTGGAGATGCTGCAGAAGCTATAAATAATATTCCGGAAGATGTATGGGTTAAGTTGGCTGAAGAAAGAGAATCAGCAGTTAAATTATTGGAACAAGTTAAAAATGGAGTTCCTCTATATATGGCAATTCCACTTGTAATAGTTTTAGCTCTTGCATTTATGGGAGTACAAACTTTTATATGTTTATTTTCAGGAGTTATATCTGCTTATATTCTAGGTACTGTTGCAGGAACTGTAACATCTACTGGAGATTACTTAGATATGATGGTTGAAGGATTTGCCTCTGCAGGATCATGGGTTGTCGTAATGATGATGTGGGTTGCTGCATTTGGTGGAGTAATGAGAAGTATGAATGCCTTTGAACCAATTTCAAAGATAGTAACAAAGATTTCAGGAAGTGTAAAACAATTGATGTTCTACAATGCAATACTATCAATTTTCGGAAATATGGCACTAGCTGACGAAATGGCACAAATAGTTACAATAGGGCCAATCATTAAAGAACTAGTTGAAGATAATGTAGAAGGATCAGAAGAAGATTTATATGTATTAAAACTTAGAAATGCCACATTCAGTGACGCTATGGGAGTATTTGGTTCTCAATTAATTCCTTGGCACGTTTACATAGCATTCTATATGGGTATAGCTTCAATAGTTTATCCTTTACATGAATTTGTAGCAATAGACATTATTAAATATAATTTCATAGCTATGGTAGCTGTTATAAGTATGCTAGTATTAACTGTAACAGGACTTGATAGATTGATACCATTATTCAAATTACCATCTGAACCAGCAGTAAAATTAAAAAAATATAATAGCTAAGGTTTAAATTTTACTTAAAAATAAAAGAATCTCTTGATAGGAACTTTTCTATCAGAGATTCTTTTTAAATTTATAAGTTTAAGAATTTTTTTAACTCTTCTACATCTTTTAAACCTAAAAAATAGGGATCAAATTTTTCTAAGATTTGGGATATAGTATGAAATAAGTCTTTAAAATTATATCTAGGATTAATAATTTTTACAAAATATGTCATTATTAATATAGGAGTCATAACTTTTCTCGAATCTGAAAGTAAATATTCCATCTGAGTATTTAACATAGGTATAGTTTTTAATCTTAAATTTATTATTGCCATATTATGAGCACA
Above is a window of Fusobacterium russii ATCC 25533 DNA encoding:
- a CDS encoding MutS-related protein; amino-acid sequence: MKFIDENSINRLNFKALLSKIETLSPYGKDKLNNLDIYLPGDEDKLEKEFLQMEKIIKFILEDKKGLMEIEGILHRLKDIKALMNCSLEDGILDVVDLYEIKAQSLMFEELNKYLKEKDEIFHNYILNDISELIKVLDPNNEKVSTFHIYESYSVILKEIRRQKKEVENKLFIEKDYEKLKRLKDERLSILVDEEREEFKVRKGLSKVVKKFAPQFIENIKKIAELDLVLGKVKFSNEYGGTKPEISKERKEIILKDAINIEVKEFLEASNKKYTPISIEIGTGTTIITGANMGGKSVALKTIAENVLLFHLGFYTFSSEAKISLLDFLFFVSDDMQDISKGLSTFGAEIIKLKEVNKKLSEGSGLIIFDEFARGTNPKEGQKFVRALAKYLNTKNSISIITTHFDAVITEDMKHYQVVGLKKLNFEELKNRIIASNNSMELIQENMDFSLEESQSTEVPKDAYNIAKLIGLDEEISEMIYEEYTEEE
- the kamD gene encoding lysine 5,6-aminomutase subunit alpha; this encodes MNNKLDLDWGLVKEARESAKKIAADAQIFIDAHSTVAVERTICRLLGIDGIDEFGVPLPNVMVDYIKDNGNIGLGVAKYIGNAMIETGLSPQEIAEKVDKKELDLTKMKWHDDFEIKLKLNDIAVKTVERIRNNRKDRENYLEKFGGDKQGPYIYVIVATGNIYEDITQAVAAARQGADVVAVIRTTGQSLLDYVPYGATTEGFGGTVATQENFRIMRKALDEVGVELGRYIRLCNYCSGLCMPEIAAMGALERLDMMLNDALYGILFRDINMKRTLVDQFFSRIINGYAGVIINTGEDNYLTTADAVEEAHTVLASQFINEQFALVAGLPEEQMGLGHAFEMEPGVENGFLLELAQAQMAREIFPKAPLKYMPPTKFMTGNIFKGHIQDALFNIVTITTGQKVHLLGMLTEAIHTPFMSDRALSIENAKYIFNNLKDFGNDIEFKKGGIMNTRAQEVLKKAADLLKTIETMGIFKTIEKGVFGGVRRPMDGGKGLAGVFEKDATYFNPFISLMLGGER
- the kamE gene encoding lysine 5,6-aminomutase subunit beta — encoded protein: MSSGLYSMDKKDFDTTLDLTQIKPYGDTMNDGKVQMSFTLPVACNEKGIEAALILARKMGFVNPAVAHAEALDKEFSFYVVYGATSFSVDYTAIKVQALEIDTMDMSECEKYIEENIGREVVMVGASTGTDAHTVGIDAVMNMKGYAGHYGLERYKGVRAYNLGSQVPNEEFIKKAIELKADALLVSQTVTQKDVHIENLTNLVELLEAEGLRDKVILIAGGARITNDLAKELGYDAGFGPGKYADDVATFVLKEMVQRGMVKK
- a CDS encoding Na+/H+ antiporter NhaC family protein: MGALLKLSPVFLLAAFMMKGFDALLAAPLATIYACVIAMIFSKQKFNQVVDSAIASVREIQVALFILMIAYGMAEAFMSTGVGASLIIIALKIGITGKTVAMVGAAVTAILSIATGTSWGTFAACAPIFLWLNHIVGGNLLLTTAAIAGGACFGDNIGLISDTTIVSSGIQGVEVVRRIRHQGVWSALVLVTGIILFGVAGITMGLPSTVGDAAEAINNIPEDVWVKLAEERESAVKLLEQVKNGVPLYMAIPLVIVLALAFMGVQTFICLFSGVISAYILGTVAGTVTSTGDYLDMMVEGFASAGSWVVVMMMWVAAFGGVMRSMNAFEPISKIVTKISGSVKQLMFYNAILSIFGNMALADEMAQIVTIGPIIKELVEDNVEGSEEDLYVLKLRNATFSDAMGVFGSQLIPWHVYIAFYMGIASIVYPLHEFVAIDIIKYNFIAMVAVISMLVLTVTGLDRLIPLFKLPSEPAVKLKKYNS